One part of the Arachidicoccus terrestris genome encodes these proteins:
- a CDS encoding family 43 glycosylhydrolase, translating to MRCIKCFIIVLVCFVSARRSLCAQVTLPEDGYLFAYFEGRGADQEALRFAVSEDAVHWSALNGNKPILGSDTIAATGGIRDPHLLRSEDGKQFYLVATDMHTVKNGWSHNPGIVMMHSDDLLRWKHTVIDLSKLYPKKFSDIKWVWAPQTIYDPLVHKYLVYFTVRFNSNEKLDFYGAYANEDFTGFESEPRLLFSPQYGGIDADIIYKDGLYHFFFKGNTKDESGKEIKNGIKQATSKKLWGTWKELPGYLDAFSDKDTSVEGSSVFKLNHSDKYVLMYDLYGVGRYGYQQSGDLFKFTKTPQYFTKNFHPRHGSIISISRQEARRLQRKWQGVPAELLRPATATDRYHFSSNGNPIVTHEFTADPAALVVGDTLWLFTGRDAAGGQKGYHMRDWLAFSTTDMKHWTEYPTPMNSKTFSWAKSKDAWAGQVIERNGKYYWYICTNWSGIGVAVADRPEGPYKDAIGKPLLTKKDCFASSHGWACLDPTVFIDDDGQAWLFWGNGECYYAKLKENMIEIDGPVKQVKFEGFDFEEAAWVHKYNGKYYLSYSTGFPEKTAYAMADHIDGPYTYKGIINEIAGNCNTNHQAILLFKGQWYFIYHNGAIQRDGGSFSRSVCAEYLNYNPDGTIQKIQMTTAGADPGYVPFDNKNNPVLEGYYADPDILYSHKTGKYYLYPTSDGFEGWSGTYFKAFSSDDLKHWKDEGVILDLNKDVSWSHRNAWAPTVIEKKAGDDFKYYYYFVAGQQIGVAKSDNPTGPFKDKGQPIIPKDKERGQEIDPDVFHDPVSGKDYLYWGNGYLKVAELNADMESLKKRTIRTITPDRTYREGAYVFYRNHRYYFMWSENDTRSEDYRVRYGYSNSPEGPVTIPEHNLILQKRPEQGIYGTGHNSVIQVPGTDQWYIVYHRFRRPNAIHMGSSAGYHREVCIDKLEFNDDGLIKPVMPSL from the coding sequence ATGAGATGTATAAAGTGTTTTATTATTGTACTGGTCTGTTTCGTGTCAGCCCGCCGTTCATTATGTGCACAGGTCACGCTGCCTGAGGATGGATACCTGTTTGCCTATTTTGAAGGCAGGGGGGCAGATCAGGAAGCACTCCGTTTTGCCGTAAGTGAAGATGCGGTCCACTGGTCAGCCCTAAACGGGAATAAACCCATACTTGGCTCAGATACGATTGCAGCAACAGGTGGTATCCGGGATCCGCACCTTTTAAGGAGCGAGGATGGCAAACAATTTTACCTGGTAGCTACCGATATGCACACCGTAAAAAACGGATGGTCGCATAATCCCGGAATCGTGATGATGCATTCGGATGATCTGTTACGCTGGAAACATACAGTAATTGATTTATCAAAGTTATACCCTAAGAAGTTTAGTGATATAAAATGGGTTTGGGCACCTCAGACGATCTATGATCCATTGGTACACAAATACCTGGTTTATTTTACCGTAAGGTTCAATAGCAATGAAAAACTGGATTTCTATGGTGCCTACGCAAATGAAGATTTTACCGGATTCGAGTCTGAGCCCAGGCTTTTATTCAGCCCCCAGTATGGTGGCATAGACGCCGATATTATATATAAGGATGGCCTGTATCATTTTTTCTTTAAAGGGAATACAAAAGATGAGTCAGGTAAGGAAATTAAAAACGGGATTAAACAGGCCACCAGTAAAAAGCTATGGGGAACCTGGAAGGAGTTGCCTGGTTATCTGGATGCGTTTTCGGATAAAGATACCAGTGTAGAGGGCTCCAGTGTTTTTAAATTAAACCATTCTGATAAATACGTGTTGATGTATGATCTTTATGGTGTTGGCCGCTACGGTTACCAGCAATCGGGTGATCTGTTCAAATTTACTAAAACGCCTCAGTATTTTACCAAGAACTTTCACCCCAGGCATGGCAGTATTATAAGCATCAGCAGGCAAGAGGCCAGAAGGCTGCAGCGCAAATGGCAAGGCGTGCCGGCAGAACTGCTTCGTCCGGCTACTGCCACCGACAGATATCATTTTTCTTCTAACGGGAATCCGATTGTTACCCATGAATTTACGGCTGACCCGGCGGCCCTGGTGGTCGGAGATACGCTTTGGCTGTTTACCGGCCGGGACGCGGCCGGCGGACAGAAAGGGTATCACATGCGAGACTGGCTGGCGTTTTCCACGACCGATATGAAACACTGGACCGAGTATCCGACACCCATGAACTCAAAGACATTTTCCTGGGCAAAAAGCAAAGATGCGTGGGCCGGTCAGGTGATCGAAAGAAACGGGAAGTATTATTGGTATATCTGCACCAATTGGTCAGGCATTGGCGTTGCTGTGGCAGACCGCCCGGAGGGGCCTTATAAAGATGCCATCGGTAAGCCGCTGCTGACGAAAAAGGATTGCTTTGCTTCTTCCCATGGCTGGGCCTGTCTGGATCCGACTGTATTTATAGATGACGATGGACAGGCATGGCTTTTCTGGGGCAACGGCGAATGCTATTATGCTAAGTTGAAAGAAAATATGATTGAAATCGACGGGCCGGTCAAACAAGTGAAATTTGAGGGATTTGATTTCGAAGAGGCCGCATGGGTACATAAGTATAATGGAAAATATTACCTGAGTTACTCCACAGGATTTCCGGAGAAAACCGCCTATGCGATGGCCGACCATATAGACGGGCCCTATACGTATAAAGGAATTATCAATGAGATCGCCGGTAACTGTAACACCAATCATCAGGCTATCCTGCTCTTCAAAGGGCAATGGTATTTTATCTACCATAATGGTGCCATCCAGAGAGATGGTGGCAGCTTCAGCCGTTCTGTCTGTGCTGAATACCTGAATTATAATCCGGACGGGACTATTCAGAAGATCCAGATGACGACGGCAGGTGCGGATCCCGGTTACGTTCCGTTTGATAATAAGAACAACCCAGTGCTTGAGGGCTATTACGCAGATCCTGATATACTTTATTCCCATAAGACCGGGAAGTATTATCTCTATCCGACCAGTGACGGATTTGAGGGTTGGAGCGGCACTTATTTTAAAGCTTTTTCTTCTGATGATCTGAAACACTGGAAGGATGAAGGTGTGATTCTGGATCTGAACAAGGATGTTTCCTGGTCACACAGAAATGCCTGGGCACCCACCGTCATTGAAAAGAAGGCTGGTGATGATTTCAAATATTATTATTATTTTGTTGCTGGACAACAGATCGGCGTGGCCAAGTCCGATAACCCCACCGGGCCCTTTAAGGATAAGGGGCAACCGATCATTCCTAAAGACAAAGAACGGGGACAGGAGATCGATCCTGATGTATTCCATGATCCTGTAAGTGGTAAAGATTACTTGTATTGGGGCAATGGTTATTTGAAGGTGGCTGAATTAAACGCAGATATGGAGTCATTGAAAAAAAGGACGATCAGGACTATAACACCGGACAGGACTTATAGAGAAGGAGCTTATGTGTTTTACAGAAACCACAGGTACTATTTTATGTGGTCTGAGAATGACACAAGAAGTGAGGATTACAGAGTAAGATACGGTTATTCGAACAGTCCTGAGGGCCCTGTCACGATACCGGAACACAATTTAATTTTACAGAAAAGACCAGAGCAGGGAATATACGGAACGGGGCACAATTCAGTGATTCAGGTGCCGGGAACAGATCAGTGGTATATCGTATATCACCGCTTCCGCCGACCCAATGCGATCCACATGGGAAGTTCAGCCGGATATCATAGAGAGGTTTGCATAGACAAACTGGAATTTAATGATGATGGATTGATAAAACCAGTGATGCCATCCCTGTAA
- a CDS encoding glycoside hydrolase family 27 protein — MRKYFFFAVIILMTSLSLQAQENFKTWAKTPPMGWNSWDAYGPTVTEQEVKANADYMATHLRPFGWQYIVVDIRWYVSNDKAGGYNQTDPVYNLDRFGRYVPAANRFPSAGEGKGFKALADYIHAKGLKFGIHIMRGVPKEAVARKMPIKGTTFTADQIYNAEGQCKWLKDNYTIDSTAAAAQAYYNSILELYASWGVDFIKVDDLSRPYHQAEIEMIRKAIDHTGRPIVLSTSPGETPIVKATHVMNHANMWRMVDDVWDTWPHITHLMKVAERWYPYIRPGTWPDCDMIPLGRIAIRGERGADRMSRLTKEEQYSLMSFFLIFKSPLMFGGDLPSLDPFTSSLLTNKAALEMHRNGTQVRQLFQKDGKLAVTSVNRKTGEHYLALFNISGTASPLTVSVPLSELGMTSAILTDIWSGKKEGKVHDSISVTLAPHACKLLSIKDK, encoded by the coding sequence ATGAGAAAATACTTTTTTTTTGCAGTAATAATACTGATGACAAGCTTGTCCCTACAGGCGCAGGAAAATTTTAAAACATGGGCAAAGACTCCGCCAATGGGCTGGAATAGCTGGGATGCCTACGGACCTACTGTAACTGAGCAGGAAGTAAAAGCCAACGCCGATTATATGGCAACGCATCTGCGTCCTTTTGGCTGGCAGTATATCGTTGTGGATATCAGGTGGTATGTATCCAATGACAAGGCCGGTGGTTATAACCAGACAGATCCGGTTTATAATCTGGATAGATTCGGGAGGTACGTTCCGGCTGCAAACAGGTTCCCGTCTGCCGGGGAAGGTAAAGGTTTCAAGGCGCTGGCAGACTATATCCATGCCAAAGGCCTGAAGTTTGGTATTCATATCATGCGGGGTGTGCCTAAAGAAGCGGTGGCAAGAAAAATGCCCATCAAAGGCACGACGTTTACGGCTGATCAGATCTATAATGCCGAAGGGCAATGCAAATGGCTAAAAGATAATTATACGATTGACAGCACTGCGGCAGCGGCACAGGCATATTATAATTCGATCCTTGAACTTTACGCTTCATGGGGTGTCGATTTTATCAAAGTAGATGACCTTTCCAGACCTTATCATCAGGCAGAAATAGAAATGATCAGAAAGGCTATCGATCATACCGGCAGGCCTATCGTGCTGAGCACTTCACCTGGCGAGACGCCGATCGTGAAAGCCACACATGTAATGAACCACGCCAATATGTGGCGGATGGTGGATGATGTCTGGGACACCTGGCCACATATAACGCATCTGATGAAGGTGGCGGAGCGGTGGTACCCGTATATTCGCCCCGGTACCTGGCCTGACTGTGACATGATCCCGCTGGGCCGGATTGCTATCCGTGGTGAAAGAGGAGCCGACCGGATGAGCCGGCTCACAAAAGAGGAGCAATATTCTTTAATGAGCTTCTTTTTGATTTTCAAATCGCCTTTGATGTTCGGCGGCGACTTGCCGAGTCTGGATCCTTTCACAAGTTCTCTTTTAACCAATAAAGCGGCCCTGGAAATGCACCGCAATGGGACGCAAGTCAGACAGCTTTTTCAAAAAGACGGTAAACTCGCCGTCACTTCTGTCAACCGGAAAACCGGGGAGCATTATCTTGCCTTGTTCAATATATCAGGTACGGCTTCCCCGTTAACTGTATCGGTGCCTCTGTCTGAACTGGGAATGACCTCTGCAATCCTGACGGATATATGGAGTGGAAAAAAAGAAGGGAAAGTCCATGACAGTATTTCTGTTACACTGGCTCCGCATGCCTGTAAACTATTGAGCATAAAAGATAAATAA